GGGCAACCGCTAGCCATAGACCACCCCCAACGCTGGCCACCATGCCGGCCAGCAACAATAAGACTAAGACATTCAGCCCTAGGGATCGCCAAGAAAAGCGCCGACGGGGAGGCTGCGGTCGAGGAGCTACGTCGGGCAAGGGACAGTAAGGATACTGGGGCGGCTGGTTGGGGAGGCGACAGCAGGGATATTCTGGCAGGGTGAGATAGGCAGGCTTGGGCCGCGATCGCCGCTCCTGTGCAGCGGCCGGACGGCGGCGAGGAACCTGGGATGGTTGGGGTCGGCGGGCCATGGGGGTCAAACGGCAGTGTAAGGATCGGAACCGGCGATGCTCTCCCCAGACCAGCGATCGCCGGTGGAGATCAGGCTAAGCCTATCATAGGGCTTCTAGATTGTCGGCTGGTTGGCTAGTCTTGGAAGATCCTCTGGGGGATCTTCATTGGGGATCCTTTGGGGGATCAACCCGCCATCCAGTCTTCCAGGTCGGCGACTGAGGTGGGTAGGTCGGCTGTCAGGACGCGATGGCCTTGATCAGTCACCAGCACGTCATCTTCAATGCGAATACCGCGCACATCAGCAAAATGGGCTAATCGCTCCCAGTTCACCCAGGACGCATAACGCGATCGCCTGTCTGGATCGTTCAACAGGGCCGGCACCTGATAGAAACCTGGCTCAATGGTCACTACCATGCCCGGCAAGAGGGGTCGATCCAGCCGTAGATAGCCCAAGCCAAAGCGATCGCTGCGCTGGCGGCCGGGGGCATAGCCGGCTAAATCTCCTAGGTCTTCCATGTCATGCACATCGAGTCCTAGCAGGTGACCGATGCCGTGGGGGAAGAAGAGCGCATGCACATCCTGATCGACAAGGTCTTCCACTGCACCGTGCAGGATACCTAGATCGACTAGACCGGCGGCGAGGGTCGCTGCTCCCAACAAGTGAATCGAACGATACTCTACCTCGGGCTGGATCGCGGCAATACAGGCATCATGGGCAGCTAGCACCACCTCATAGAGCGATCGCTGGCTGCTAGAAAAGGTGCCCGATACAGGCCAGGTACGGGTAATGTCTGCCGCCCAGCCCCCCGCTGTCTCAGCTCCCACGTCGGCGAGCAGCAGGTCTCCCGGCTGCAGAGGGTGGTGGTAGACCTCGTTGTGCAACACTTCCCCATGCACCGTCACAATGCTGTTGTAGGCACAGGTCATGTTGGCCGCCACAATCACCTGTTCCATGGCGGCCCGCACCTGAGCTTCAGTGCTGGCGGTGGCCCGCAGACCAGCTTGGTGGGCCTGCACCGTCACCTGGGCGGCTTGCTCTAGTTCAGCTAGGGCCGCATCATCATGCTGTAAGCGCAGGCTGACGATCGCTTGCACCAAGTCGGCATCGGCTCCCGTGGGGGAGAAGGATCGCTGGAGGATCTGGTGTTGCTGGTGCTGGGTCCTGGGGTCTTGCACCGGCAGGGTGAGCGCGCCGTCTAGAACGTCGGCAAGCTGGCTGTAGGGATAGGCGGCATCGGCAGCGATCGCCTCTGCCCACTGGTCTCGGCTGGGGGTGGGGCCGTGCCACAGGGCAGCGCTGGGGGCCGGATCGTCTAGAAACAGCGTGAGTCGTCCACCATCGAGGTGAATCGCTGCCTTTTCGATAGACTGGCCAGCAAAATAAAGAAAGTGGCTGCTGGCCCGAAAGGGATAACTATTGGCCGGAAAGTTGCGGGACATCCGCTGCCCAGACCAGAGCACCACGGGCTGATCGAGCTGATCGGCAAGGCGCTGGCGACGCTGCT
This genomic stretch from Candidatus Obscuribacterales bacterium harbors:
- a CDS encoding aminopeptidase P family protein, which encodes MPAIDTSSGRSPLTLSHHLKQRRQRLADQLDQPVVLWSGQRMSRNFPANSYPFRASSHFLYFAGQSIEKAAIHLDGGRLTLFLDDPAPSAALWHGPTPSRDQWAEAIAADAAYPYSQLADVLDGALTLPVQDPRTQHQQHQILQRSFSPTGADADLVQAIVSLRLQHDDAALAELEQAAQVTVQAHQAGLRATASTEAQVRAAMEQVIVAANMTCAYNSIVTVHGEVLHNEVYHHPLQPGDLLLADVGAETAGGWAADITRTWPVSGTFSSSQRSLYEVVLAAHDACIAAIQPEVEYRSIHLLGAATLAAGLVDLGILHGAVEDLVDQDVHALFFPHGIGHLLGLDVHDMEDLGDLAGYAPGRQRSDRFGLGYLRLDRPLLPGMVVTIEPGFYQVPALLNDPDRRSRYASWVNWERLAHFADVRGIRIEDDVLVTDQGHRVLTADLPTSVADLEDWMAG